The window GGCAGGCGCTGGGGCCTCACAAGCCCGATCCCGATACCGGCCGTCGAAAACCGTCCATCGAAACGCATCCCCAGTTTCACCTGAAGCTGCTGATCGATCGGATGGGCGTTGCGCGCGAGGAGTTCCGGCTGTGGCGGGGCGGCAGCGAACATGACGCGGCGCCCCAGCGCAGCCGCGCCGTCGCCACCGCCATGGCCCCGCCTCGCTTTACCGAGGAATGGATCGACAAGCGCCCCGATGAGCGGCGCCTGGCCGGCGTGGCGATGGCCAGCCTGCCGACACCGGCGGACGAGGCACAGGCCATCGCCCTTGCGCTACGGGAGGCGCTGGAGGAACCCGGCCGCACCGCGGCGCTGGTGACGCCGGATCGCGCGCTGGCACGCCGGGTTGCCGCCCATTGTCGGCGTTGGGACATCATCGTTGACGACAGTGCGGGCCAGCCGCTGTCCATCCTGCCACCCGGAACGCTGCTGATCGCTCTTGCCGAGGCGGTGTCAGAGCGCTTTGCGCCGGTGCCGCTGTTGGCGCTGCTGAAGCATCCACTGGTTCGGGCCGGTGAGGATCGGCTTGCCTGGCTCGAGGGGGTGCGCGCCCTGGACCGGGCGCTGCGTGGTCCGCGACCGGCAGCGGGCCTGGCCGGGATCGACCGTCATCTGGCGGAGCCGGCCGCCCGTCGAGAGGAAACCGAACTGCGTCAGCGGGCGGCGGCGTGGTGGCAAACGGCGCGGCCGTTGCTGGAACCGCTCGCCAGCATGGCCGATGGCGGTCCAGCGCCGCTTCGCGTGCTGCTGGCTGCCCTGCGCGAAGGGGTGTCGGCGCTGGCCGGGGATGCCGTATGGGCGCGGGCCGATGGCCGGGCGGCGGCCGAACTGATCGGCGCGCTGGAGGCAGAGGGCGATCATGGCCCGGCGCTGATCGAACCGGGGTCGCTGCCCGCAATGCTGCGGCTGTTGATGGACGAACAGGCGATCCGCCCGCCACAGGGCGGGCATCCGCGCATCGCGATCCTGGGTCTGATCGAGGCGCAGTTGCAGACGGCCGACCTGATGATCCTGGGCGGCATGAACGAGGGCGTCTGGCCGGCCCGGCCGGCGCCCGATCCATGGCTTGCCCCGCGCATCCGCGCCGAGCTTGGCCTGCCGGGCCTGGAGCGGCGGATCGGCCTTGCCGCGCATGACCTGGCCGGGGCGCTGGGCGCGCCGGAGGTGATCCTGACCCGTTCGGAACGGGATGCGACCGCGCCCACCATCCCTTCGCGCTTCTGGCTGCGGCTGGAGGCACTGACGGCGGATCAGCGGGCGGCGGCGGAGCGCACGCGGGCGGCGATGCTGACTGCGTGGACGCAGGCGATCGACCGCCCGGCTGCGCATCGCCCCGCCGGGCGACCGGCCCCGGCCCCGCCGGCGGCAAACCGGCCACGCCGGATCAGCGTCACTGAAGTCGACCGGCTAAAGGCCGATCCCTATGCCTTTTACGCGCGCCGGATGCTGCGGCTGGAACCGCTTGATCCGGTGGACGCGGATGTCAGCGCCGCATGGAAAGGGACCGCCGTCCACGCCGCGTTCGAACGCTGGGCCAAACAGGATCTGGCGCGCCCTGATCGGTTGCGCGATCATGCCGAGGCGCTGTTTACCGCCGAAACCACCCATCCGATGATGCGGGCGCTGTGGCGACCCCGTCTGATGGAGGCGATCGCATGGATGACCGATCAACTGATCGCGCAGCAGGCCGCCGGTCGCAGCGTGCTGGCCGTCGAACAGGGCGGCAGCATTGAATTTGAGGGCGTGACCCTGACCGGACGGTTCGACCGCGTTGACCGGGATGCACAGGGCAGATTGATCGTCATTGACTACAAGACCGGGATGCCGCCATCGCCCCGCGCGATCCGTGCGGGGTTCAGCTTTCAGCTGGGCCTGATCGGGCTGATGGTCGAACGCGGCGGCTTTGCGGGCATTGGCGGGGATGTGACCGGGTTCGAATATTGGTCGATGGCCAAACAGGGCAGCAGCGGGCAGTTCGGGTACATCGACAGCCCGGTCGATCCGGCCAAGCGCGATCCCATTTCATCCGAGGATTTCGTGCCGACCGCGGCAGCGGGTTTTGCCGATGCGGTGCGCCATTGGCTGACCGGCGATGAACCATTCAAGGCAAAACTGCATCCCGATTATGCCCGTTATGCTGATTACGATCAGTTGATGCGCCGCGACGAATGGTGGGGCCGTGAGTAACCTGCGCCCGCTGCCCGTCCTGATGGATGAACAGGCGCGTGCCACCGCGCCGGACAGCCATGTCTGGCTGTCGGCATCCGCAGGGACCGGCAAGACGCAGGTGCTGTCCGCCCGCGTATTCCGCCTGTTGCTGGCCGGCGTTCGCCCAGATGCGATCCTGTGCCTGACCTTTACCAAGGCAGGTGCGGCCGAGATGGCGGAGCGGATCAATGCTCGCCTGGGCGCATGGGTCCGGATGCCCGAGGCGATGCTGCGCAAGGAGCTGTTCGCGCTGGGCGAGGATCATCTGTCGCCCGCCTTGCACGCCCGTGCACGAACGCTGTTTGCCGAGGTGCTGGATGCGCCCGGCGGCGGCATCCGCATTCAGACGATCCACAGTTTCTGCCAGAGCCTGTTGGCCGCCTTTCCGCTGGAGGCGGGGCTGATGCCGGGGTTCCGGCCGCTGGAATCGCGGGAGGAAGCGGTGCTGGCCCGCGATGCGCTGGCGGCAATGCTGGTGGAAGCAGAGGCGGCGGGCGACCGCACGGTGCTGGATGCGGTTGCAGCATTGAGCCTGAGGCTGGGCGAGGGGGGGGCGGAATCGTTCCTTCGCTCTTGTGCCGCTGCGCCAGAGGCGATGGATGCCCTGCCCGATCCGATTGGCCCGTGGCTGCGCGAACGATTGTCGATCCCGCCCGGCGACGTCGAGGCGGCCATCGCCGCCGAATGTTCGACCGAATGGCTGGGGCTGGCCGAGCTGGCGCGGCTGAATGCTGAGTGGGGCACCAAAAAGGGGCTGGAACGGGCCGATCGCATCGCCGCCTGGCTGGCGCGCAGCCCCGCCGACCGGGCGGCATCGCTTGGCGACCTGCACCTTGCCTGGGCGCGCAAGGATGGCGAGCCAGGATCGACCGCCAAGGGGCAGGTGCCACAGGTGGATGGCTATCCCGACCTTGCCGCACGGTTGTTCGACCGGTGCAGCGGGCTGATCGGGTTGCGCGCGCAGGCAAGGTTCGCCGATCTGCTGGCCGATGGCCTGGCTGCCGGACGGCGCTATTCCGACGGGTATCGAGCGGCCAAGCGGCGGTTGGGCGCCGTGGATTTCAGCGATCTGATCCGGGAAACCGGCCGCCTGTTGCAACAGCCGGGGATCGGCGAATGGGTCCGGTACAAGCTGGATCAGGGCACCGAACATATCCTGATCGACGAGGCGCAGGACACCAACTGGGACCAATGGTCGATCATCCGGGCGATGGCCGACGAGTTTTTTGCAGGTGAGGGCCAGCAGGCGGCGGGCACCCGCACCCTGTTCACCGTCGGTGATTATAAACAGGCGATTTTCGGGTTTCAGGGGACGGACCCCCTGAATTTCGCGCTGGCCCACCGCCATTTCGAGCGGCTTGCGGAACCGGATATGGCGGTGGAGCGGGATGCGCCGCAGCTGCCGTTCGAAACCCTGGCCCTGACGCATAGTTTCCGGTCGGCGGAACCGATCCTGACGTTCGTCGACCGGGCGATCGCAGTGCTGCCGGACGGAGCGATGGGCCAGTTTTCGGACATCAAGCCGCACGGGACCCATGTGCAGGGGCCGGGGCTGGTCCGGCTGTGGCGGCCCGTGACGCAAGGCGGCACGGAAGAGGGCGAAGAAGGCTGGGTGGACGATGCCACCCGGGCGCTTGCCAAGCGGATCGCCGGATGGCTGCGCGACGAGATTGCGTCGGGCAGGGTCGAGCCGGGCGAGGTCATGATCCTGGTGCGCAGTCGGGGCGAGCTTGCCGCGCTGCTGGTCGCGCGCCTGTATGAAGCAGGCGTGCCGGTTGCCGGGGTCGACCGTCTGCGGCTGAACGCGCCGCTGGCGGTCCGCGACCTGTTGGCCGCCATTCGGTTCGTCCTTCAGCCGGACGACGACCTGTCACTTGCCAGCCTGCTCGTCTCTCCGCTGATGGGGTGGAGCCAGCAGGAATTGCTCGACCATGCGGTGCGCAGCGACCGGGTGACGTTATGGCGTCATCTGCGCGACACCGCACCGCCAGAGCGGATTGCGCCGCTCTATGCGATACTGGCCCAAGCCGATTTCACGACGCCGCACCGGTTCCTGGAACAGATCCTGTCCGGCCCGATCCAGGGGCGGCTGCGCCTGCTGGAACGACTGGGCGAGGAGGCGCGCGATCCGGTGGAGGAGCTGCTTTCCGCCGCGCTTCAGTTCGAGGGGCTGGCAACGCCCAGTCTGCAGCGGTTCATCGACTGGTTCGACCGGGGCGAGGTCGAGGTGAAGCGGGACGCCTCCCAACCCGGCAATGCCGTGCGGGTGATGACGGCGCACGGGGCCAAGGGGCTTCAGGCGCCGTTGGTGATCCTGGCCGATGCGACGTCCGATCCCGACCGCAGGCCCGACCGCGGGTTTCAGTGGGAAGTGGAGCCGGGGATCAAGCTGCCCCTGTTCCGCCCCAAAAAGGACGAGCGGGGCGAGGCGCTGACCAGCCTGATCGAAGCGGCAGGGCGGCGCGAGCTGGAGGAGCATTGGCGGCTGTTCTACGTCGCGGCGACCCGCGCCGAACGGGAGCTGGTGATAGCCGGCGCACTCGGCCCTGCGGCAAAGGGCGAAGTGCCGCGCAACAGCTGGTACGCCCTGTCCGCACAGGCGTTCGACGCGCTGGGCATCCCGCCGATCGAAGAGGGTGCTGCCGAGCGATGCTGGGGCATGGATGGCCTGTCCGGACGGCACAAGAGCAGGGTCGACGAGGATCATGTTCCGGCCACCCGCGCTGACCTGCCCCCCTGGGTCGGCCGGCCAGCGCCAGCCGAGGCGCGGCCGCCACGCCCGCTGGCGCCATCGTCGCTGGGGGAAGATACGGTGGCCGATCCGCCGCCAAGCCCGGCGATGCGCGAGGCCGCAGCGCGTGGCCGACTGATCCACGCGTTGTTCGAGCGGTTGCCGGCGGTTCCGGCCGACCGGCGGCGGGCGGCGGCAGATCGCTGGCTGGACCGGTCGGCGGGCGTTGCCGATGCGGATAACCGGATCGCGATGATCGAGGACGCGATGCGCCTGATCGATCATCCCGACTATGCCGACCTGTTCGCCGCCGATGCGCTGGCCGAGGCACCGATTGCCGCCGTGGTCGACGGGCTGGTCGTTGCCGGTACCGTCGACCGGCTGCTGGTCGGGCCGGACCGGGTGCGGATCATCGATTTCAAGACGGGCCGCCGCGTCCCCGCTAATGTCGGTGAGGTGCCGGCCTATCACCTGAAGCAGATGGCGGCCTATGCCGCTGCGCTGTCCGTCATCTTTCCGGGGCGTATCGTGGATGCCGGCCTGCTCTATACCGCGGGTCCGGCGTTGATCCCGCTCGATCCCGAGCTGCTGGCCCTGCACAAGGCGGCCTTGGGCGATCCGCAGCAAAGCTATGCCGACGCGCTGCTTGAGCCGGGGGCGACACCGTCCTAAGTTGCATTCCAAGCAAGTTGCCAGACAGGAGAAACCCCATGGCCACCAAGGCCGTTTCCGACGCCAGTTTCGAATCCGATGTCCTGACCGCAGAAAAGCCGGTGCTGGTCGATTTCTGGGCCGACTGGTGCGCGCCGTGCAAGATGATCGCGCCCGCTCTGGAGGAGCTGTCGGAAGAACTGGCCGATCAGGTGACCATCACCAAGGCCAATCTGGACGATGCCCCGTCCAAGGCGGCGGAGTTCGGCATCCGGTCGATCCCGGCGCTGATCCTGTTCAAGAACGGTCAGGAAGTCGCCCGGTTCAACCGCGCGGCCCCCAAGCGGGAACTGGCCGCATGGTTGCAGAGCGAGCTGTAATCCGATCCAGCCGGGGCTGAGCAATCAGCTCCGGTAATCGGCGTTGATGCTGATATAGCCATGGGTCAGGTCGCACGTCCAAACGGTCGCGCGGCCTTCGCCCAAGTTCAGGTCGACGCCGATTTCGATTTCGTCGCCCTTCAGATGCGCGGCCACCGGGGCCTCGTCATACCCCTCTACCGCCAGGCCGCCGGTCGCCACCTGTACCCCGCCGAACCGGATGGACAGCTTATCACGCTCGGCCGGCTCGCCTGCCTTGCCAACGGCCATGACGATCCGGCCCCAATTGGCGTCCTCGCCCGCGATGGCGGTTTTCACCAGCGGCGAATTCGCGATGCTGAGCGCGATGCGGTGGGCGCTGGCGTCACTGGCTGCGCCCTCCACATCCACCCGGATGAACTTCCCCGCACCCTCGCCATCGCGGACGACCAGGTGGGCGAGTTGCAGGCACAGGTCGGCGAGGGCCGCGGCAAACGCATCGGCGCCGTCGCTGTCGTCATCGATCAGGGGCGCATTGCCCGCCTTGCCAGTGGCAAAGGCAAGGACCGTGTCGCTGGTCGATGTGTCGCTATCGACCGTGATGCACGAAAAGCTGGCGCGGTTGGCGGCGCTCAACGCGCGCTGCAGGAACGCCGGATCGATCACCGCATCGGTAAAGATGAACCCCAGCATCGTCGCCATGTCCGGCGCGATCATGCCCGAACCCTTGACGATCCCTGCCAGCGTCACCGTCCGGCCATCCACCACGGCCCGGGTCACCGCACCCTTGGCAAAGGTATCCGTCGTCATGATCGTCGCCGCTGCATCTTCCCAGCCACAGGGCGCGGCGGCAAAGGCGGCGTCCAGCCCCGCCTCTGCCCGGTCGATGGGCAACGGCACGCCGATCACGCCGGTTGAGGCGACGAACACGTCGGATGGCTGGCAACCAAGATGCCCAGCCACCCGCGCGGCAATCGCCTCCACCGCCATGCGCCCGCGATTGCCGGTGAACGCGTTGGAATTCCCCGCGTTGACGACCAGCGCCCGTGCGCGGCCCAGCACCAGCGCATTGCGGCACCATTCCACTTCCGGCGACGGGCATTTGCTTTGCGTCGTCACCCCGGCCACGGCGGTGCCGGCATCCAGTTCAATATAGGTCAGGTCGCACCTGTCCCAATTCTTATACCCGGCACGGGCGATGCGCGGGACGGCCCCGGCAATGGCGGGGATTTCCGGAAAGGGGCGGGCGAGCGGTGAATGGTCCATGCCGGGCGTGATTACAGGCTGGAAACCGGGGTGCAAGCCGATCAGCGATTTCCGTTGGACGACAGGTCGTTCGGAAACTATGTCGGACGCTGTGTGTATATACCGCACGGATGCGTAACGAAGGGCGTGCCTTGAACCTGTTGCTGTTGCTGACCGCGTTGCTGACCGGCCTGTCCGGCACGATGGCGGCTGGCCAGCCGATCGGTCACGCCGCGATCGAGGCGCGCCAGCAAACCGTGATTTCGGTGGTGGCTGAGGTGGCGCAGGCGGTGACGTCGCGCCCCTGGCTGGCGCTGATCGGCGGCCCGGTTCCGGCCCTGACGCTGGATGGTGCCGGCGTGATGCTGGGCGATCAGCGGGCGCTGCTGCGCGGCGAGCGCCGCCTGATTTGAGTTTGCGCCGGGGCGATTGACCCCGTTTTTCCGATTAGCCGCGCCGGATGTCGGCGCCGTTCGACCGCGGGGAACGCCTGCGGTCCACTCATGATCACAGACAGGAACACGTCATGTTCGGCGGTATTGCCAAATCGCTCTTCGGATCGTCCAACGATCGCTACGTCAATTCGATGAAACCGCTGGTCGCCCGGATTCGCGACCTTGAGCCGCAGATCCAGGCGCTGTCCGATGAGGATCTGGCCGCACAGACGGTCCGGTTCCGCGAGCGGCTGGCCAATGGCGAAAAGCTGGACTCGATCCTTGCCGAAGCCTTTGCGACGGTGCGGGAGGCATCGGTCCGCACGCTGGGGATGCGCCATTTCGACGTGCAGATGGTCGGCGGCATCACCCTGCACCGGGGTGAGATTGCCGAAATGCGGACGGGCGAGGGCAAGACGCTGGTCGCGACGCTCGCCGTCTATCTTAACGCGCTAGAGGGCAAGGGCGTCCATGTCGTGACGGTGAACGACTATCTGGCCCGGCGCGACGCCGCGGAAATGGGTCGTATCTACGGCTTCCTCGGCCTGACCACCGGCGTCATCGTGCCCAACCTGTCGGATGGCGAGCGCCACGCCGCCTATCACGCCGATATCACCTATGGCACGAACAACGAGTTCGGTTTCGACTATCTGCGCGACAACATGAAGTACGACCGCGAATCGATGGTCCAGCGGCCGTTCAATTTCGCCATTGTCGACGAAGTGGACTCGATCCTGATCGACGAGGCGCGCACGCCGCTGATCATTTCCGGGCCGACGGACGACAAGTCGGAACTGTATGTGTCGGTCGACGCCATCGTGAAGCAGCTTTCGCCCGAGGATTACGAAAAGGACGAAAAGCAGCGTTCCATCGTGCTGACCGAGGACGGGACCGAAAAGGCCGAGCGGATGCTGGAGGCGGCCGGGCTGCTCAAGGGCAGCAACCTGTATGATTTTGAGAACACCCAGGTCGTCCATCACCTGCAACAGGCGATGCAGGCGAACATCATGCGCAAGCGTGAGACGGATTACATCGTCAAGGATGGCAAGGTAATCATCATCGACGAGTTTACCGGCCGCATGATGGATGGCCGTCGCTGGTCCGACGGCCTGCACCAGGCGGTGGAAGCGAAGGAAGGCGTGCGGATCGAGCCGGAGAATCAGACGCTCGCCTCGATCACCTTCCAGAATTATTTCCGCATGTATCCCAAGCTGTCGGGCATGACCGGGACGGCAGCGACCGAAGCGGCCGAATTCTACGACATCTACAAGATGAACGTGGTGTCGATCCCCACCAACGTGCCGGTGCAGCGGGTGGATGAGGACGACCAGTTCTACAAATCGCTGCAGGACAAGTTCATCGCCATCGCCCGCACGATCAAGGAACATGCCGAGCGCGGTCAGCCGGTGCTGGTCGGCACCGTGTCGATCGAAAAGTCGGAACTGCTCAGCGAATATCTGACCAATGAAGGCGTCACCCATTCGGTGCTGAACGCTCGTTATCACGAGCAGGAGGCGCGCATTGTGGCGCAAGCCGGTCGTCTGGGCGCGGTGACGATCGCCACCAACATGGCCGGTCGCGGGACCGACATCAAACTGGGCGGCAACCTGGAATACCGGATCGAGGACGAGCTGGGCGATATGCCCGAAGGACCGGAGCGCGATGCGGCAATCGCCGCGATCCGCGCCGAGATCGAGGCGGAAAAGGCCGAGGTGCTGGCCGCCGGCGGTCTGTTCGTGCTGGGTACCGAACGGCATGAAAGCCGCCGCATCGACAACCAGCTGCGCGGCCGTTCGGGCCGTCAGGGCGATCCCGGCCTGTCGCGCTTCTACCTCAGCCTCGATGACGATCTGCTGCGCATTTTCGGCCCGGACACGCTGTTCGCCAAGATGATGCGATCCAGTGTCGGGGATGGTGAGGCGATTGCCAGCAAGTGGCTGTCCAAGGCGATCGAAACGGCCCAGAAAAAGGTCGAGGCCCGCAATTACGACATCCGCAAGCAGGTGGTCGAATATGACAACGTCATGAACGACCAGCGCAAGGTGATCTATGAACAGCGCGCTGACATCATGGATGCCGAAACGGTGGGCGATGTCGTTGTCGACATGCGCGCAGAAACCGTCAACGCGCTGGTCGGCGAGGCGTGTCCCGTCGGCACCTATCCCGAACAATGGGATGTCGATGGGCTGATGCAGCGGTCGCGCGAGGTGCTGAACGTCGATCCCCCCGTCCGGGAATGGATCGAGCAAGAAGACGGCATCGAGCCGGAAACGCTGGAGGAGCGGATCCGCCAGATGGCCGATACGCTGATCGAGGAAAAGGCGGCCACGCTGGACCCCGAAACCTGGACCCGCGTCGAAAAATCGATCCTGCTGCAGAATCTGGATCATCACTGGAAGGAGCACCTGGCGCTGCTGGATGCGCTGAAGGCGGTCATCCACCTGCGCGCCTATGCCCAGAAGACGCCGATCAACGAATATAAGGCAGAGGCATTTGCCCAGTTCGAGCGGATGCTGACCGAAATCCGCGAGGATGTGACCCGCGTGCTGGCGATGAGCCAGTTCGCCTATGCACCACCGCCGGAATTGCCGGAACTGCCGGATTTCCTGACGACGCATATCGACCCGCTGACCGGT of the Sphingomonas sp. BGYR3 genome contains:
- the addB gene encoding double-strand break repair protein AddB, with the protein product MADRARPGLYTIPIHRAFADALADGLLRRFGDDPMMLARTLVLVPNNRARRSVSDAFVRASGGGLLLPRLVAIGDPELDEAVGVMADPADADDPPPPAVDPLTRRLILARLVQAAQAKAGRAIDAVEAMRLAGELARTLDQLLIEELSPAALDAIELPDGLSEHWERSLALFRVVADQWPRELERMGRIDLARRRALLMDGLARRWRAEPPATPVCAAGITASAPGIARLLRVIAELPQGMVVLPGLATEMDAEQWQALGPHKPDPDTGRRKPSIETHPQFHLKLLIDRMGVAREEFRLWRGGSEHDAAPQRSRAVATAMAPPRFTEEWIDKRPDERRLAGVAMASLPTPADEAQAIALALREALEEPGRTAALVTPDRALARRVAAHCRRWDIIVDDSAGQPLSILPPGTLLIALAEAVSERFAPVPLLALLKHPLVRAGEDRLAWLEGVRALDRALRGPRPAAGLAGIDRHLAEPAARREETELRQRAAAWWQTARPLLEPLASMADGGPAPLRVLLAALREGVSALAGDAVWARADGRAAAELIGALEAEGDHGPALIEPGSLPAMLRLLMDEQAIRPPQGGHPRIAILGLIEAQLQTADLMILGGMNEGVWPARPAPDPWLAPRIRAELGLPGLERRIGLAAHDLAGALGAPEVILTRSERDATAPTIPSRFWLRLEALTADQRAAAERTRAAMLTAWTQAIDRPAAHRPAGRPAPAPPAANRPRRISVTEVDRLKADPYAFYARRMLRLEPLDPVDADVSAAWKGTAVHAAFERWAKQDLARPDRLRDHAEALFTAETTHPMMRALWRPRLMEAIAWMTDQLIAQQAAGRSVLAVEQGGSIEFEGVTLTGRFDRVDRDAQGRLIVIDYKTGMPPSPRAIRAGFSFQLGLIGLMVERGGFAGIGGDVTGFEYWSMAKQGSSGQFGYIDSPVDPAKRDPISSEDFVPTAAAGFADAVRHWLTGDEPFKAKLHPDYARYADYDQLMRRDEWWGRE
- the addA gene encoding double-strand break repair helicase AddA, with product MDEQARATAPDSHVWLSASAGTGKTQVLSARVFRLLLAGVRPDAILCLTFTKAGAAEMAERINARLGAWVRMPEAMLRKELFALGEDHLSPALHARARTLFAEVLDAPGGGIRIQTIHSFCQSLLAAFPLEAGLMPGFRPLESREEAVLARDALAAMLVEAEAAGDRTVLDAVAALSLRLGEGGAESFLRSCAAAPEAMDALPDPIGPWLRERLSIPPGDVEAAIAAECSTEWLGLAELARLNAEWGTKKGLERADRIAAWLARSPADRAASLGDLHLAWARKDGEPGSTAKGQVPQVDGYPDLAARLFDRCSGLIGLRAQARFADLLADGLAAGRRYSDGYRAAKRRLGAVDFSDLIRETGRLLQQPGIGEWVRYKLDQGTEHILIDEAQDTNWDQWSIIRAMADEFFAGEGQQAAGTRTLFTVGDYKQAIFGFQGTDPLNFALAHRHFERLAEPDMAVERDAPQLPFETLALTHSFRSAEPILTFVDRAIAVLPDGAMGQFSDIKPHGTHVQGPGLVRLWRPVTQGGTEEGEEGWVDDATRALAKRIAGWLRDEIASGRVEPGEVMILVRSRGELAALLVARLYEAGVPVAGVDRLRLNAPLAVRDLLAAIRFVLQPDDDLSLASLLVSPLMGWSQQELLDHAVRSDRVTLWRHLRDTAPPERIAPLYAILAQADFTTPHRFLEQILSGPIQGRLRLLERLGEEARDPVEELLSAALQFEGLATPSLQRFIDWFDRGEVEVKRDASQPGNAVRVMTAHGAKGLQAPLVILADATSDPDRRPDRGFQWEVEPGIKLPLFRPKKDERGEALTSLIEAAGRRELEEHWRLFYVAATRAERELVIAGALGPAAKGEVPRNSWYALSAQAFDALGIPPIEEGAAERCWGMDGLSGRHKSRVDEDHVPATRADLPPWVGRPAPAEARPPRPLAPSSLGEDTVADPPPSPAMREAAARGRLIHALFERLPAVPADRRRAAADRWLDRSAGVADADNRIAMIEDAMRLIDHPDYADLFAADALAEAPIAAVVDGLVVAGTVDRLLVGPDRVRIIDFKTGRRVPANVGEVPAYHLKQMAAYAAALSVIFPGRIVDAGLLYTAGPALIPLDPELLALHKAALGDPQQSYADALLEPGATPS
- the trxA gene encoding thioredoxin — its product is MATKAVSDASFESDVLTAEKPVLVDFWADWCAPCKMIAPALEELSEELADQVTITKANLDDAPSKAAEFGIRSIPALILFKNGQEVARFNRAAPKRELAAWLQSEL
- the argJ gene encoding bifunctional glutamate N-acetyltransferase/amino-acid acetyltransferase ArgJ; protein product: MDHSPLARPFPEIPAIAGAVPRIARAGYKNWDRCDLTYIELDAGTAVAGVTTQSKCPSPEVEWCRNALVLGRARALVVNAGNSNAFTGNRGRMAVEAIAARVAGHLGCQPSDVFVASTGVIGVPLPIDRAEAGLDAAFAAAPCGWEDAAATIMTTDTFAKGAVTRAVVDGRTVTLAGIVKGSGMIAPDMATMLGFIFTDAVIDPAFLQRALSAANRASFSCITVDSDTSTSDTVLAFATGKAGNAPLIDDDSDGADAFAAALADLCLQLAHLVVRDGEGAGKFIRVDVEGAASDASAHRIALSIANSPLVKTAIAGEDANWGRIVMAVGKAGEPAERDKLSIRFGGVQVATGGLAVEGYDEAPVAAHLKGDEIEIGVDLNLGEGRATVWTCDLTHGYISINADYRS
- the secA gene encoding preprotein translocase subunit SecA codes for the protein MFGGIAKSLFGSSNDRYVNSMKPLVARIRDLEPQIQALSDEDLAAQTVRFRERLANGEKLDSILAEAFATVREASVRTLGMRHFDVQMVGGITLHRGEIAEMRTGEGKTLVATLAVYLNALEGKGVHVVTVNDYLARRDAAEMGRIYGFLGLTTGVIVPNLSDGERHAAYHADITYGTNNEFGFDYLRDNMKYDRESMVQRPFNFAIVDEVDSILIDEARTPLIISGPTDDKSELYVSVDAIVKQLSPEDYEKDEKQRSIVLTEDGTEKAERMLEAAGLLKGSNLYDFENTQVVHHLQQAMQANIMRKRETDYIVKDGKVIIIDEFTGRMMDGRRWSDGLHQAVEAKEGVRIEPENQTLASITFQNYFRMYPKLSGMTGTAATEAAEFYDIYKMNVVSIPTNVPVQRVDEDDQFYKSLQDKFIAIARTIKEHAERGQPVLVGTVSIEKSELLSEYLTNEGVTHSVLNARYHEQEARIVAQAGRLGAVTIATNMAGRGTDIKLGGNLEYRIEDELGDMPEGPERDAAIAAIRAEIEAEKAEVLAAGGLFVLGTERHESRRIDNQLRGRSGRQGDPGLSRFYLSLDDDLLRIFGPDTLFAKMMRSSVGDGEAIASKWLSKAIETAQKKVEARNYDIRKQVVEYDNVMNDQRKVIYEQRADIMDAETVGDVVVDMRAETVNALVGEACPVGTYPEQWDVDGLMQRSREVLNVDPPVREWIEQEDGIEPETLEERIRQMADTLIEEKAATLDPETWTRVEKSILLQNLDHHWKEHLALLDALKAVIHLRAYAQKTPINEYKAEAFAQFERMLTEIREDVTRVLAMSQFAYAPPPELPELPDFLTTHIDPLTGEDDSYDVDGGSLGLVTTRLPPMQIPRPEPQGDIDPALFVGVNRNALCPCGSGRKFKHCHGAIA